The Leucobacter sp. UCMA 4100 genome window below encodes:
- a CDS encoding M20 family metallopeptidase: MREAITLKEAAQESVRERSEELLAVSHTISANPELSMQEFASSALLVDAVASLTGVTAQTGTGGLETAFQATAGSGELKLTICAEYDALPVVGHGCGHNIIATAALGAFVALAPLADELGMTVRLLGTPAEENGGGKVKLLDAGAFEGTHAAIMVHPAPLDNVSMNPYASNGLKVRFIGKEAHASLAPHEGVNALDALTVAMTAVGLARQQLKPGQQIHSSISEAGGAPNVIPGTAAAMWMVRGDSLDSLEEVTQVVERCINAGALAAACEVTIEKKTKGCYSNILLDHELIELYRENALHIGRTPADIAPLGGSTDMGNVSLVVPSIHPMIGLNNPELTLHTAEFAAAAAGPAGDAAALDGAILLAQTAIDIATTAKVRERLLGSNPLAQTQ; the protein is encoded by the coding sequence ATGCGTGAGGCGATCACACTCAAAGAGGCTGCTCAAGAGAGCGTGCGTGAGCGCTCAGAAGAGCTCCTCGCGGTAAGCCACACAATCTCTGCAAACCCAGAGCTCAGCATGCAGGAGTTTGCATCGAGTGCCTTGCTTGTTGACGCTGTTGCCTCGTTAACAGGGGTCACTGCTCAGACAGGCACAGGCGGTCTTGAAACAGCGTTTCAAGCGACTGCAGGGTCGGGTGAGCTTAAGCTCACGATCTGCGCAGAGTATGACGCGCTGCCTGTCGTCGGCCACGGCTGCGGGCACAACATCATCGCGACAGCAGCGCTTGGTGCCTTTGTCGCCCTCGCGCCCCTCGCCGATGAACTCGGTATGACGGTGCGTCTCTTGGGCACTCCCGCCGAAGAGAACGGCGGGGGCAAGGTCAAGTTGCTTGACGCGGGTGCGTTTGAGGGCACCCATGCGGCCATTATGGTGCACCCGGCCCCGCTCGATAACGTCAGCATGAATCCTTATGCATCGAACGGGCTCAAGGTTCGTTTTATCGGCAAAGAGGCGCACGCGTCGCTTGCGCCTCACGAGGGCGTGAATGCGCTCGATGCGCTCACGGTGGCCATGACCGCGGTCGGGCTTGCCCGGCAGCAGTTGAAACCGGGACAGCAGATTCACAGCAGTATTAGCGAAGCCGGCGGTGCACCAAACGTCATACCCGGAACCGCGGCGGCGATGTGGATGGTGCGAGGCGACAGCCTCGACAGCCTCGAAGAGGTGACACAGGTGGTCGAACGGTGCATCAACGCCGGTGCGCTCGCCGCGGCCTGCGAGGTGACCATCGAGAAGAAGACCAAGGGTTGCTACTCGAATATCTTGCTCGATCACGAGCTCATTGAGCTCTACCGGGAGAACGCGCTGCATATTGGCCGCACCCCGGCCGACATTGCCCCGCTCGGCGGGTCAACCGATATGGGTAACGTATCGCTCGTCGTGCCCTCAATTCACCCCATGATTGGGCTCAACAACCCCGAGCTCACGCTGCACACTGCAGAGTTTGCGGCAGCTGCGGCGGGCCCTGCCGGCGACGCGGCAGCGCTCGACGGCGCGATTTTGCTTGCACAAACCGCAATTGACATCGCGACTACGGCAAAGGTTCGTGAGCGTTTGCTCGGCTCGAACCCTCTTGCGCAAACACAATAA
- a CDS encoding gamma-glutamyl-gamma-aminobutyrate hydrolase family protein, whose product MPEGEFVVAVPRRPEDRVAEEGSRKEEGNYPKVLACLREVGLTPIVVGDTSADVSGIDAVLIPGGGDIDPLRYGGEHTEKVYGVDQNQDEVDFWMVSYALEHGLPLMGICRGAQLINVAHGGTLYEDLPEGSGRHHNNISEAADSSVFVEHRVTVDPESLVAESLGGATEAMVRSAHHQCVRDLGEGLRVVARAEDGTVEAFEGEQGWLIGVQWHPEAEREAGLVKYGQFEAFAAAIRKRAEVTNHA is encoded by the coding sequence ATGCCCGAGGGCGAGTTCGTTGTTGCAGTGCCACGACGACCAGAAGACCGTGTAGCCGAAGAAGGCTCACGAAAAGAAGAGGGAAACTACCCGAAGGTGCTCGCGTGCCTTCGCGAGGTCGGGCTCACACCCATCGTCGTGGGCGACACCTCGGCCGATGTGAGCGGCATCGACGCAGTGCTCATTCCCGGCGGTGGTGATATTGATCCGCTTCGCTACGGGGGCGAGCACACCGAGAAGGTGTACGGCGTTGACCAGAACCAAGACGAGGTCGACTTTTGGATGGTGAGCTACGCGCTCGAACACGGGCTGCCGCTCATGGGGATCTGCCGTGGCGCACAGCTCATTAACGTTGCGCACGGGGGAACTCTGTATGAAGATCTGCCTGAGGGCAGCGGCCGGCACCACAACAACATTTCTGAGGCCGCAGACTCGAGTGTTTTTGTTGAGCACCGGGTCACTGTTGACCCCGAGAGCCTCGTAGCCGAGAGCCTCGGCGGCGCAACAGAGGCCATGGTTCGCTCGGCACATCACCAGTGTGTCAGGGACCTGGGAGAGGGGCTGCGTGTTGTCGCACGAGCCGAAGACGGCACGGTCGAAGCCTTCGAGGGAGAGCAGGGCTGGCTTATCGGTGTTCAATGGCACCCCGAAGCGGAGCGTGAAGCAGGTCTAGTGAAGTACGGGCAGTTTGAGGCTTTTGCCGCTGCGATTCGTAAGCGGGCGGAGGTGACGAACCATGCGTGA
- a CDS encoding dipeptide ABC transporter ATP-binding protein yields MTTHTPAVPLTIERLRIDIDTQHGVVEAVKNVTLDVREREILAIVGESGSGKTLTARAVLGFLPAHSRASGVIRLRGTDVLEASKEQLHTIRGDDAAMIFQEPSSALNPVFRIGWQMEEGLRAHGMRDAQERKRVAIDMLRAVGIPEPEKRFDYYPHQFSGGQKQRIVIAMALALRPSVIIADEPTTALDVTVQAEILELLRQCRDEFGASIVLITHNMGVVADLADRVAVMYQGDLVEQAPVDQLFAEPREEYTKQLLAAVPRLGSALTVVEAPEAAKGRPVTRAAEQQAIVSANGLNVVYSGGFRQPSFHAVHEVTFDIAPGEVLGLVGESGSGKSTIGKAISGLAPVDKRTLRVLGEDIASLRGKRRRTLLKQMGYVFQDPATSFNPFMTIEEAIEEPLVIHRAHPERVARKQRVFELLDAVQLPRAMATRRPYELSGGQRQRVGIARALALDPKLLIADEPTSALDVSVQAKVLEIFRELQNELQFACLFISHDLAVVEMLSDRIAVLKQGRLVELGQTAEIIHHATDPYTQALIGAVPVPDPVVQRQKRAAWKAAQGSAAR; encoded by the coding sequence ATGACAACGCACACACCGGCTGTTCCGCTCACGATCGAGCGGCTTCGCATTGACATTGACACCCAGCATGGGGTTGTCGAAGCGGTAAAGAATGTGACCCTCGATGTTCGTGAGCGTGAGATTCTCGCGATTGTGGGCGAGTCAGGTTCAGGAAAGACTCTTACCGCGCGGGCTGTGCTGGGGTTTCTTCCCGCCCACTCCCGCGCGAGCGGCGTGATTCGCTTACGCGGCACTGACGTCCTGGAGGCCTCGAAAGAGCAACTGCACACGATTCGCGGCGACGATGCAGCGATGATTTTCCAAGAACCCTCGTCAGCGCTGAACCCGGTGTTTCGCATCGGCTGGCAAATGGAAGAGGGCCTTCGTGCTCACGGTATGCGTGACGCTCAAGAGCGCAAGAGGGTTGCCATCGACATGCTACGCGCGGTCGGTATTCCTGAGCCAGAGAAGCGTTTTGACTACTACCCACATCAGTTTTCGGGAGGGCAAAAGCAACGCATTGTGATCGCGATGGCGCTCGCGTTGCGCCCTTCGGTCATCATTGCTGATGAGCCGACGACAGCACTCGACGTGACGGTCCAGGCTGAAATTCTTGAGCTTTTGCGGCAGTGTCGAGATGAGTTTGGCGCCTCGATCGTGCTCATTACCCACAACATGGGCGTCGTTGCCGATCTCGCTGACCGTGTGGCCGTGATGTATCAGGGCGACCTTGTCGAGCAAGCTCCAGTCGATCAGCTGTTTGCTGAGCCCCGCGAGGAGTACACGAAGCAGCTTCTCGCGGCAGTACCGCGGCTTGGATCGGCATTGACCGTCGTCGAGGCGCCAGAAGCTGCTAAGGGCAGACCGGTGACCCGTGCAGCTGAGCAGCAGGCGATCGTTTCAGCGAATGGCTTGAACGTTGTGTATTCAGGCGGATTCCGCCAGCCATCGTTCCATGCGGTTCACGAGGTGACCTTTGACATTGCCCCGGGCGAAGTGCTCGGGCTTGTCGGCGAGTCAGGCTCTGGCAAATCAACGATTGGCAAGGCGATCAGTGGTCTTGCTCCGGTTGACAAACGTACTTTGCGAGTGCTCGGAGAAGATATCGCTTCGCTTCGGGGAAAGCGGCGGCGAACCCTGCTTAAACAGATGGGCTATGTGTTCCAGGACCCTGCGACGTCGTTCAATCCCTTCATGACGATTGAAGAGGCTATCGAAGAGCCGCTCGTCATTCACCGTGCGCACCCAGAACGTGTTGCAAGAAAGCAACGTGTGTTCGAACTGCTTGACGCGGTACAGCTTCCACGCGCTATGGCCACGAGGCGGCCCTACGAGCTCTCTGGCGGTCAGCGGCAACGAGTTGGTATCGCCCGAGCTCTCGCTCTCGACCCAAAGCTCCTCATCGCCGACGAGCCGACGAGCGCGCTCGATGTTTCGGTGCAGGCGAAGGTACTTGAGATCTTTCGAGAGTTGCAGAACGAACTGCAGTTCGCCTGCCTCTTTATTAGCCACGACCTCGCTGTCGTCGAAATGCTCTCAGATCGCATTGCCGTGCTGAAACAGGGGCGGTTGGTAGAGCTCGGCCAAACGGCAGAGATCATTCACCATGCCACCGACCCCTATACGCAGGCGCTCATCGGTGCCGTCCCAGTACCTGATCCGGTAGTGCAACGGCAAAAGCGAGCCGCTTGGAAAGCTGCTCAGGGTTCGGCCGCGCGCTGA
- a CDS encoding ABC transporter permease, translating to MTAHLTVPNTHLITLQEPERDTFLKRARRNRSFVFGLGWIVVVGLAALLLPIVLHLDPYSVSPSSRLQGPSSTHWFGTDGFGRDVFARVLSGALTSLKVGLIVCGVSAVVGTMIGVLAAFNTVLDQVLMRICDGLMAIPGILLAVSLAAALGPSTTNLIIALAVVYTPGLARVVRSRALAVKSDTFVDASRVQGARPVHVMVKHILPNTFSVTAVQATFIFAESVITEAALSFLGAGVPQPMASWGNMLNEGKDVIMQAPHIVIFTSIFLVMTVLALNLLGDGLRDIVDSRGATQRPKRLGVLGRMTKKNATPQAPSRAAQKGEQR from the coding sequence ATGACCGCACACCTGACCGTGCCAAATACGCACCTCATTACCCTCCAAGAGCCCGAGCGCGACACCTTCTTGAAACGCGCGCGGCGAAACCGCAGCTTCGTTTTTGGGCTGGGGTGGATCGTGGTTGTTGGTCTCGCGGCACTCTTGTTGCCCATCGTGCTGCATCTCGATCCATACTCGGTGAGCCCTTCGTCAAGGTTGCAGGGCCCCTCATCGACCCACTGGTTCGGCACCGACGGCTTTGGGCGTGACGTGTTCGCGCGGGTACTCTCGGGTGCCCTCACCTCGCTGAAGGTGGGCCTCATCGTCTGCGGCGTGAGTGCCGTCGTCGGAACCATGATTGGTGTTCTCGCCGCTTTCAATACCGTGCTCGACCAGGTGCTCATGCGCATTTGTGACGGGCTGATGGCGATTCCTGGAATTCTGCTCGCGGTTTCGCTTGCTGCTGCTCTCGGGCCGAGCACGACGAACCTCATCATCGCGTTGGCAGTCGTGTACACGCCGGGACTCGCCAGGGTCGTTCGATCACGAGCGCTGGCTGTGAAGTCTGACACGTTTGTTGATGCAAGCCGTGTGCAGGGCGCACGCCCTGTTCACGTCATGGTGAAACATATCTTGCCCAACACCTTCTCGGTGACGGCGGTGCAGGCCACCTTTATTTTTGCAGAGTCGGTCATTACCGAGGCCGCGCTTTCCTTTCTTGGAGCAGGCGTGCCGCAGCCCATGGCGAGCTGGGGCAACATGCTCAACGAGGGTAAAGACGTCATCATGCAGGCCCCGCACATCGTGATCTTTACGAGCATCTTTCTCGTGATGACTGTTTTGGCCCTCAACCTCTTAGGAGATGGACTGCGCGACATCGTTGACAGTCGCGGGGCAACACAACGGCCAAAGCGTCTCGGGGTGCTTGGCCGCATGACCAAAAAGAATGCCACGCCACAAGCACCATCGCGAGCAGCACAGAAGGGAGAGCAGCGATGA
- a CDS encoding ABC transporter permease has protein sequence MTSFVLKRLLSLIPVVVVVSIVIFSITYLTPGDPARTILGPDASPEQVQALRESLGLNAPLVTQYFSWLGGVLTGDLGDSFFLRKSVLSAIGDNLTPTLQLATIAITVALILAIPLGTLAARYRGTGLDRGVMAFTLLGMAVPSFVLGLLLMLLFAVKLRWVPVAGYVNPMLDFSAGMKTLILPGVALGAIVAALITRTTRAAVLDVLSSDYIDAARSRGVSNVRLLFTHTLKNAGLPILTIVGLTVGTLVTGAAVTETIFNIPGIGSLLVQAISRRDYAVIQGVVLMITFFYLFINLFIDLLYGLVDPRVRLGGKKGA, from the coding sequence ATGACGAGCTTTGTGCTCAAACGGTTATTGAGCCTTATTCCAGTCGTGGTGGTTGTCTCGATTGTCATCTTTTCGATCACCTACCTCACACCGGGTGACCCTGCACGAACGATTCTTGGCCCTGATGCGAGCCCGGAACAGGTGCAGGCTCTTCGCGAGTCGCTCGGCTTGAACGCCCCTCTCGTGACGCAGTACTTCAGCTGGCTCGGTGGAGTCTTGACCGGCGATCTCGGCGACTCGTTCTTCTTGCGCAAGTCAGTTCTGAGCGCGATCGGCGATAACCTTACGCCGACACTGCAACTCGCCACGATTGCCATCACGGTGGCGCTGATTCTCGCGATTCCCCTTGGCACGCTCGCTGCTAGGTACCGGGGCACGGGGCTCGACCGCGGGGTCATGGCGTTTACGCTTCTCGGCATGGCGGTGCCTTCATTCGTGCTTGGTTTGCTACTCATGCTGCTGTTTGCGGTCAAGCTTCGTTGGGTACCGGTCGCCGGTTACGTGAACCCAATGCTCGACTTTTCAGCGGGCATGAAAACCCTCATTCTTCCAGGTGTTGCCCTCGGCGCGATTGTGGCGGCGCTCATTACCCGCACGACAAGGGCTGCCGTGCTTGACGTGCTGAGCTCTGACTACATTGATGCAGCCAGGTCGCGTGGCGTGAGCAACGTACGTCTGCTGTTCACGCACACGCTGAAGAACGCGGGCTTGCCCATTCTCACCATCGTCGGCCTCACGGTCGGCACCCTCGTCACGGGTGCCGCCGTCACCGAAACGATCTTCAATATTCCCGGTATTGGCTCACTGCTCGTGCAAGCGATCTCGCGGCGTGACTACGCGGTGATTCAGGGTGTCGTGCTCATGATCACCTTCTTCTACCTCTTTATCAACCTCTTCATCGATCTGCTCTACGGTCTCGTCGACCCCAGAGTGCGACTCGGTGGCAAGAAGGGGGCATAA
- a CDS encoding FadR/GntR family transcriptional regulator — translation MDTPNWNELLQPVTSAGVSEAVMRRLGELIGSGMLKPGDRLPPEAELAQHFDVAPMTVRNALQVMRDREILRTTRGRGAGTFVQSDIREKLWYQAADFPTVSEFEDFTRWREAISGECCAIVAAQATPDELVEIKELAHAVDGEELTPDEYRFADARLHIRIAELTGSSRLITAEQQIQAYLTSSLTDEGPRTDPRRLKTQKHTHLIKAITDQKPEEARQRLKEHARATFDVMVGVGRIRQDEPGER, via the coding sequence ATGGATACACCGAATTGGAACGAGCTTTTGCAACCCGTCACCTCCGCTGGCGTCTCCGAAGCGGTCATGCGCCGGCTCGGCGAATTAATTGGCTCAGGAATGCTCAAGCCTGGCGACCGTTTACCACCCGAGGCCGAGCTAGCACAGCACTTTGACGTCGCTCCGATGACGGTGCGCAATGCTCTGCAAGTCATGCGTGACCGAGAGATACTTCGCACCACCCGCGGTCGCGGCGCCGGAACCTTCGTGCAGAGCGACATTCGAGAAAAGCTCTGGTACCAGGCAGCCGATTTTCCAACAGTCTCAGAATTCGAAGATTTCACCCGATGGCGTGAAGCTATCTCGGGAGAATGTTGCGCCATCGTTGCTGCTCAAGCAACGCCTGACGAGCTCGTCGAGATCAAAGAGCTAGCCCATGCGGTCGATGGCGAAGAACTCACACCAGACGAGTACCGATTTGCCGATGCCCGCCTGCACATTCGCATCGCCGAGCTCACCGGCTCATCACGGCTCATCACGGCCGAGCAACAAATTCAGGCATACCTTACGAGCTCACTGACCGATGAGGGGCCTCGCACTGACCCGCGCAGACTCAAAACTCAAAAACACACACACCTCATCAAGGCCATCACCGACCAAAAGCCAGAAGAGGCTCGGCAACGACTCAAGGAACACGCCCGCGCAACGTTCGACGTTATGGTCGGCGTCGGCCGCATTCGGCAGGACGAACCCGGCGAACGCTAG
- a CDS encoding Dps family protein, whose product MSTPTEVLPGSIADVGAAAEVTRYLEPVVQDLIALSVNGKQAHWHVRGMNFVRTHEFLDEVVDHAREASDTLAERVVALGHPVDGRLGQVAEKTRTPELTAGFQGAKATIRAIIAQIDATRQDATTAIKALDEIDPVSQDLVIAVAQELDKDRWFLSAHLDDLDD is encoded by the coding sequence ATGAGTACCCCGACAGAAGTTCTTCCAGGAAGCATTGCTGACGTAGGCGCGGCAGCCGAGGTGACCCGATACCTCGAGCCGGTTGTTCAAGACCTCATCGCCTTGTCTGTGAACGGCAAACAGGCCCACTGGCACGTGCGCGGCATGAATTTTGTGCGCACCCACGAGTTTCTTGACGAGGTTGTCGATCACGCCCGCGAGGCATCTGACACCCTCGCCGAGCGCGTGGTCGCCCTCGGGCACCCGGTTGACGGCCGCCTCGGCCAGGTAGCGGAGAAGACTCGCACCCCCGAGCTGACTGCTGGCTTCCAGGGCGCGAAGGCAACGATCCGCGCGATCATCGCTCAGATCGACGCGACCCGCCAGGACGCGACGACGGCGATCAAGGCCCTCGACGAGATTGACCCGGTGAGCCAGGATCTCGTCATCGCGGTTGCGCAGGAGCTCGACAAGGACCGCTGGTTCTTGAGCGCGCACCTCGACGACCTCGACGACTAA
- the purB gene encoding adenylosuccinate lyase, with the protein MSETTSLPPQPISPLDGRYRAAVAGLGDYLSEAGLNRARVHVEVEWLAYLTEHSLLGGSPMGAEQLASLREWAAQFGQAEIDELAETERVTQHDVKAVEYLVRARLEQQGLGQFAELTHVCCTSEDINNLSYALTVKHSIEQVWIPRFETVIDELTRQAREYQELPMMSRTHGQPATPTTLGKELAVFVHRLRRQLDQIREIPYYGKFSGATGTFAAHLAADPHADWPAISRDFVEGLGLTFNPLTTQIESHDWQAELFTRIAHANRILHNLATDIWSYISIGYFRQIPVEGATGSSTMPHKVNPIRFENAEANLELSNAILDSLAATLVTSRWQRDLTDSSAQRNIGVGIGHSVLALDNIRKGLGQIDAAPEVLASDLDANWEVLGEAIQTVIRAEVTAGRSTISDPYAALKELTRGRRIGQAELIEFVSGLDIGAEAKERLLALTPATYTGVAAALVDRV; encoded by the coding sequence ATGTCTGAGACCACGAGTCTTCCCCCGCAGCCCATCAGCCCCCTCGACGGGCGGTACCGCGCGGCCGTCGCTGGCCTCGGCGACTACCTCTCAGAGGCAGGCCTCAACCGTGCCCGCGTGCACGTCGAGGTCGAGTGGCTCGCGTACCTCACCGAGCACTCGCTGCTGGGCGGCTCGCCCATGGGAGCCGAGCAGCTCGCGTCGCTGCGCGAGTGGGCAGCGCAGTTCGGCCAGGCCGAGATTGACGAGCTCGCCGAGACCGAGCGCGTCACGCAGCACGACGTGAAGGCCGTCGAGTACCTCGTGCGCGCCCGCCTCGAGCAGCAGGGCCTCGGCCAGTTCGCCGAGCTCACCCACGTGTGCTGCACGAGCGAAGACATCAATAACCTCTCGTACGCCCTCACCGTGAAGCACTCGATCGAACAAGTGTGGATCCCCCGCTTCGAGACCGTCATCGACGAACTCACGCGCCAAGCCCGCGAGTACCAAGAGCTCCCCATGATGAGCCGCACGCACGGCCAGCCCGCGACCCCCACGACGCTCGGCAAGGAGCTCGCGGTATTCGTGCACCGCCTGCGCCGCCAGCTCGACCAGATTCGCGAGATTCCGTACTACGGCAAGTTCTCGGGTGCGACGGGTACGTTCGCGGCGCACCTCGCGGCCGATCCACACGCCGATTGGCCCGCGATCTCGCGCGACTTCGTCGAGGGCCTCGGCCTCACGTTCAACCCGCTCACCACCCAGATCGAATCGCACGACTGGCAGGCCGAGCTGTTCACGCGCATTGCGCACGCGAACCGCATTCTGCACAACCTCGCGACCGACATTTGGAGCTACATCTCAATCGGCTACTTCAGGCAGATTCCTGTCGAGGGCGCAACCGGCTCATCGACCATGCCGCACAAGGTCAACCCGATTCGCTTCGAAAACGCCGAGGCAAACCTCGAGCTGTCGAACGCGATTCTCGACTCACTCGCCGCAACCCTCGTGACGAGCCGCTGGCAGCGCGACCTCACCGACTCGTCGGCGCAGCGCAACATCGGCGTCGGCATAGGCCACTCGGTGCTCGCGCTCGACAACATTCGTAAGGGCCTCGGCCAGATCGACGCCGCACCCGAGGTGCTCGCGTCCGACCTCGACGCCAACTGGGAGGTACTCGGCGAGGCGATTCAGACCGTGATTCGCGCCGAGGTCACCGCCGGCCGCTCAACCATCAGCGACCCCTACGCCGCCCTCAAAGAACTCACCCGCGGCCGCCGCATCGGCCAGGCCGAACTCATCGAGTTCGTGAGCGGCCTCGACATCGGCGCCGAAGCCAAGGAGCGCCTGCTCGCGCTCACCCCCGCGACCTACACGGGCGTCGCTGCGGCGCTCGTCGACCGCGTGTAG
- the hemL gene encoding glutamate-1-semialdehyde 2,1-aminomutase, which yields MTNTLNPAAGGAPVADNAVLAEKAARVIPGGVNSPVRAFGSVGGTPRFLTGGRGAIVTDVEGNEYVDLIGAWGPALLGHAVPEVVDAVQRAAARGFGFGASVPEEAELAEAIIERVLEAERVRLVSTGTEATMTAIRIARGHTGRPLIIKFAGHYHGHSDGLLAAAGSGLATFGLPGSAGVTEATAAQTLVLDYNDLPALEEAFARHEGQIAAVITESAAANMGVLPPEPGFTEGLLRLAHANGALVITDEVLTGFRAGPGGYWGLEREAVQGGAAGAGAGADAGAGAGADAGGLRPDLFTFGKVIGGGLPIAAVAGRAELMNLLAPLGPVYQGGTLSGNPLAVTAGLTTLRAADAAAYERLTFAADTLAGEVSGALAEAGVAHRVQRAGTLMSVLFGDFDDAPRTYDDVLGQNVAQHRAFFHAMLDGGVHLPPSPFETWFVSAAHDEAILSRIAEALPSAARAAARA from the coding sequence ATGACCAACACCCTGAACCCTGCTGCTGGCGGCGCTCCCGTCGCCGATAACGCCGTGCTCGCCGAGAAAGCGGCGCGCGTCATTCCCGGCGGCGTGAACTCACCCGTACGAGCCTTCGGATCTGTCGGCGGAACCCCACGCTTCCTCACCGGCGGACGCGGTGCCATCGTGACCGACGTCGAGGGCAACGAGTACGTCGACCTCATCGGTGCGTGGGGCCCGGCCCTGCTCGGCCACGCCGTACCCGAGGTCGTTGACGCGGTGCAACGGGCTGCGGCGCGTGGCTTTGGCTTCGGTGCCTCGGTGCCCGAGGAAGCCGAACTCGCCGAGGCGATCATCGAGCGAGTGCTCGAAGCCGAGCGAGTACGCCTCGTTTCGACGGGAACTGAGGCGACGATGACCGCGATCCGCATCGCCCGAGGCCACACCGGACGCCCCCTCATCATCAAGTTTGCGGGGCACTACCACGGGCACTCCGACGGGCTGCTCGCCGCTGCCGGCTCGGGGCTTGCGACCTTCGGCCTGCCCGGCTCGGCCGGCGTGACCGAGGCCACCGCCGCCCAAACCCTCGTGCTCGACTACAACGACCTCCCGGCTCTCGAGGAGGCCTTCGCCCGCCACGAGGGCCAGATCGCCGCCGTCATCACCGAGTCGGCCGCCGCCAACATGGGCGTGCTGCCCCCTGAGCCGGGCTTCACCGAGGGCCTGCTGCGCCTCGCCCACGCAAACGGCGCGCTCGTCATCACCGACGAGGTGCTCACTGGCTTCCGGGCGGGCCCTGGCGGCTACTGGGGGCTTGAGCGGGAGGCCGTGCAGGGTGGTGCTGCTGGTGCTGGTGCCGGTGCCGACGCGGGTGCCGGGGCTGGGGCTGACGCGGGCGGGCTGCGGCCCGACCTCTTCACCTTCGGCAAGGTGATCGGCGGCGGCCTTCCGATCGCGGCGGTCGCCGGCCGCGCCGAACTCATGAACCTGCTCGCCCCGCTCGGACCGGTCTACCAAGGCGGAACCCTCTCAGGCAACCCCCTCGCCGTCACCGCCGGCCTCACCACGCTGCGCGCCGCCGATGCTGCTGCGTACGAGCGGCTCACCTTTGCCGCCGACACCCTCGCGGGTGAGGTGAGCGGCGCCCTCGCCGAGGCCGGGGTCGCACACCGGGTGCAGCGCGCCGGAACCCTCATGAGCGTACTCTTCGGCGACTTCGATGACGCCCCGCGAACCTACGATGACGTGCTCGGCCAGAACGTGGCACAGCACCGGGCGTTCTTCCACGCGATGCTCGACGGCGGCGTGCACCTGCCGCCGAGCCCCTTCGAGACGTGGTTTGTGAGCGCGGCCCACGACGAAGCAATCCTTTCGCGGATCGCGGAGGCCCTGCCCTCTGCCGCCCGCGCCGCGGCTCGCGCCTGA